GGTTTTTTCGTTTACTAACTGACGGGATACGTTTGGGCTGACTGCAATGGGGGGAGGGGGATTGGTGTGGGGGGGACTCCCCCAACATTTTCTATATAAATTATTTTTGGTTTTCTATTTTTTATACAATTCGCAAATCATCTgttttttatatgattttttatTGCGCTAACCGCAATTGATTCACTGGGTTAACTTGTAACTCATTTTTTACGAGTAGTAACTATTTGTTTAGCGCAAGCTAACTGCTAGTGTTTTGTTTTGTGCTAACGGACGTGGATGATCAGCTTTTAATTAGTTAGGTTGAGCTAACTAATGGGGTATAGTTGGGCTAACTGCGAGGGGAGAGGGGGTTGGGGGGTTGGGCTAACAAGCGTGTGCGCTTGTGGGCCTATATGGGCTTTCTATTTTTATGCGTCATTTTCGTCTATTTGTCTGTCTGCTACCACCGCCGTCTCCTATGGTCTCTCTGTCTTAACTGCTCCATTTGCGGCCCTTTGTCTTTATTTTCTCTCGCTGGAACTCCTTCCTTTGCCCTAGGGCAGACGCCGCAGCGCCGCCACCAACGATCACTTCTAACCCTAACCAACCGGCCGTCGGGCGGTGGTATTCGTCGGAAGCAGGAGACGGCGTGTTTTTGTTCTACCTCGCGCAGCAGAAGTCGTCTTCATCCCCGCTGTTGGATCTGCAAGGGGATCTCGCCTGTTCTTCGGGTATgttttcttagggttttcagcgCGGGAGGGAGTGGCTGTGTGGGTGTGCATTAGTATTAGTTCTCCCGAATTCACCTGGGTACTATGGCTGCGGGGCAATTGATTTTGTTTTGAGCGTGTCTATCCGAGTGTTAATCTTGATTGAAAGCATGTTTATTTCGAGGGTTCAGAGGCTGGAAGTGGTTGTGGAGGTCCTTCTGTTGATGGCATTGGGATCGACAGGAATAATGTACCTGTTCTAatctttgtttgtttgtttgttcttttttccttttttggtaCATAACTGATCTTTTGTCTGCATGCTAACTGCCTTCTTTTCGCCTGTTTTTCTCGGTAGGTTGTTTCTAGGAAGCGTCGGCCTAAGGTTGCTGGGGTGGACCAATGAAAAAGGCGGCAAAGTCCGCAGCGTCAAATGCTGGTACTTGTGATAGGATCAATGTAACTGTTCGTTGTTCTTTGGGAGAGGTTTCTGAGGCAGTTGCTCTTCTTGAGACACAACCTAAAGATATTGTTCGTAAGGCTGGGTTTGGCTGTGTATTTAACTGGGTTTTGAAGGCCAATGTGTCGCGTCTTATGATGTGTCACTTGATGAAGAAGATTGACACGACCACGATGCGCATTGACTGTGGACCTAATAAAGTTCTTGTAGTCAGCAGAGAAACCGTGCATCAGGCTTTTGGGTTCCTGATGGGTGATGACACAGTTCCCATGCCAGCTGATAGTGGCCATGACGAGTCAATGGCTAGATTTAAGGCAGAGTTTGGTTTCAACAAAGCTTCTGTTGTTGACACGAAAGACCCGAGGAAAGTGTTGAAGCAGCTTGTAGTCGATGAGTCAAAGGACGCCCTTGTTGTAAAGGTTTTCTTTGCTATCCTTTTTTCAAAGATGATATGCCCAGGTCCCGCTGTCCGTGTAGGCAGGCAGGCGGCAATGCTAGATGGTATTGTTTTTGAAGATATGGCAATGATGGATTTTTGCCAGTTAGTAGTGGATGAGTTAAAGCTTGCAGCTATCAGATGGCTAGATCCAAATATCATTCAAGCAGGTCCAGAAGGTTGTGGAGTAGTGCTAGTCCTTATGTATCTTGATTGTTGCCTACTGAAGGGCATGTGTGTGATGCATGTGCAGACTCTGCGTGCAAATTTCCTGATAGAGAAGGTGCTGAATTCAATTTTCttgaaagacattataaagaagGGTGGGAAAATTTTGGATGGCTATGTTTTCGGAAAACTTGGGTGAGTTTCTCAACTTAAATGTGTTCTTTTCTATTTTTAGTAATTGTCTTTTTAGTAAGTCTTCTTACGTGTATAAAGTTTAGCTAACTTTACCTATTATGTGGAGCTAACTGCTATCTCTCAAAATGTTTTTCGCTAGAAGTTAACATTATTTTAACCCTTTTTTTTAAATTATGTATGTACGTAACTACTTTGTTTTTAGTTTTTTACAAATATTTAACTGCTTGAAGTCTTGTTCTTAAATTCTGCAGCTGACTTTTTTTTGTGTGTGCTGTTTTGTCTAATTGATGCATTATCTTCATTTTTTTAATACAAAGTACTCACTGGTTTTTGATTTTTGTTTGTTTACATGTGCTGAGTGGAAATCCCGTAACCAGATTGCATATAGCCAGCAAGTTTTACCTGGGCAAAGTCGTGATCGCGACTTCCTGATGTGCATGTCCCTACCTGCGCTCCAAAACAACATGCACAAGATGAGGCTGGCTGTAGCCAGAATGCAGATATAACCTTTAAAGTAAAAAATCTAGTAACGCCATGGAAGATGATGGTGTATTCGAGAAGATTGATGACTCACTATGGAAGGTGAATGAGTTGGCTACTGAAGTTCCCACGACGTCTAATCGTCTGGGCTGCATTGCTGGCATTTTCCCTGAAGCCCATGGACCAAGAGAAGAACCAATGAAGGAGGCTATAGAGCATGATGTTGCTATCATTGATAGTCTCCGGAGCGCGACATCACACATTCGCACCGCTTTTAATCATTTGAAGAAGAAACAAGATGCGATATGCAAAGGCTTTGAAAATGTTGCTCGTATTATTGTGAGTCAGATTAGCAAGCAGAAGAATGACGCGTCTGCCCCCGTACGTGGCAATGATTATACTGGGCAATGGGGTGAGGAGGTGAGGTGatcttttctatttttttctctCTTCCATCTTTTACGCATGGTGATTAACTCTCTTGTACTAGATAGCTAACTGCTGACCTTATTCCCCTCAACATCATGCCTGCATGCTTTTTTTCAGGTTGTTGTTGATGCGTCAAATGACGATGAAGATGAGAAGCAAGAGCCCCCTGCTGAATCTCCTCCGCATGATTTTAGTGATGACGATGTCATTGATGACGACCGGTTGGGTGGTGATTCTGATGGGGGTTGCAAGGGTGTTGATGACAATGTTGATTATATGGAGGGAGTTTTTGCACCAGACtagctgtgacgcccccgatttgactgtacactaatcatacacgcaaatgtgtacgatcaagatcagggactcacgggaagatatcacaacacaactctagacacaaataaaacaATACAAgattcatattacaagccaggggcctcgagggctcgaatacaagctcgaaacacaagagagtcagcggaagcaactatacctgagtacagacataaagttagacaagactgccttaagaaggctagcacaaaagcaacacgattgaagaggcaaggcctcctgcctgggacctcctaactactcctagtcttcggcggcctgcatgtagtagtatccgtcggcggtggcatctggctctagggatccaccatctggttgcataaaccggaaagaagaaggaagggggaaaaggggtaacaaagcaaccgtgagtactcatccaaaatactcgcaagcatcagatctatactaagtatgcattagTATCAAAAGGAAGGGCTGTAtttgtggactgaactgcagaatgtcagaatagaggggaaggcctagcctatcaaagactagcatcttcaagcagctccgagcatcttgcagcatgtagaagagtaaagaatagcagtttataattaacaagcatgttgtagaaTTAATGCCCATAGATCCTTCCTAGACTCCCTGCgggaaagcaatcccggagccacatatccatcacatgtctcaagtatccatttctaggtatataagatcaggatacaagtctgaacgtccattaccgtggacacggtattcgaatatatatcttccaTGCAGGGGTGCACCACCATAGGGTGGGCGGTGCCACGGGTATAAGTAGGCGAGTGGAGTCGCCGGGGTAGCCGCCGGATGGCCGCCACGGCGCCAGTCGGTGCCGTGGCGGGCAACGACGATGCCCACGATCCCCCATGACAGGGAGCGGGGGAGGCAATCGCCCGGGCCGACCTGTTTGCTAGACGGGCCATAGTGCCCAGTAAAATAGGCCTTTTACCTTTTTTATGTTTTATTTATTTCTTTACTACTTTGCATTTTATTTGAGCTACTAAAATAGTTTTATTTGATACAAAGTTTGGCACCAAACTACAGGGCAATAACCTGGGTTGGTACAAAAAGTTCCAAAGCATTTGGGAGTGTTCAACTATTTTTAGAAATTGAAAACGTCAATTTAATTGTTGATGGACCACCAAATTAAATTCCAGGGGCCTTTTGAGAATTAAAATGAGGATGGATTCAAAATTACAATGATCAGGTGAATTTTAGAATAttgtgaacattttagttttgacatttgaaaacttttatttttcactttaatttaaatttgaatttgaaccgaTTTGAATCTAAACAAGATTAGGAACAGTAACAGTgatgatgtggcatcattagcaaagAATTACTTCATTGTAGCTTAATTAttcgggcgtcacaattctcctccactacaagaaatctcgtcccgagattttaggAGGCAGACGGAAACAATGCAGGGTATTCATCACGAAGACGATCCTCggtcccaagtggcttcatcttcagaaggATTTGACCACTAAACTTTAAATAATTTGATCGCCCTCAGACAGGTGCGACGTTCAGCTTGAACGAGAATGCAGGTCGGATGCTCTCTGTTAGTGAGATCATCTTGCAGGGGGTGAGCTTTATAAACCATGTGCTTGTTGCGGTAAGACTTGTGACTCAGGGCATCGGCTATGTCACTATCCTTGCCAGGGGTATAAGAAATACCATAGTCGTAGTTTGTGATTGTTTTCATACATTGCTGTTGACGAAGATCCAGATCTAGCTGAGTTAACAATTACTTCAGACGTTGATGATCGGTGAAGgtctcgcaacgattaccaagaaggAAATGCTGCCACAACTTCAGTGCAAACTTAACTGCAGCAAGTTCAAGGTATGGAGTGCGTAGTTCTTTTGGAAAGACATCTTGGAATTCACAAACAACTGGAGTGTTTTCAATTCTCACAAAAGGAGAAGCGTTTCACGCATTCAAGCAAGAAATCCGTGCTTTAACATTTCGATCAAGATGAGCATGGTAGCTCACTATCTCACTTGACGGATGTAGTAGATGGACCGTTTCAGTGGCGCAAATGATAGAAGCGTATGCGTTTTCAACCATTCCATTTCCAGAATGAGGTCGATATTGGACGACTTCAAAACAATGGGGGAAACATGGAATTCCAATTCTTCAAGTTCAGTTGGGACGTTGTGACTAACCATGGTGGTTCGACATTGGTCCGCGAAATGCAACTTGGAATTTCAGCAAAAGTGATGGCGGTTCCAACAAGTAAGGAATGCTTGtagctgtcccaccattgagcagcggGACCTTTAGGTAGTAAGCCGCGAAGGTGACACAGTTGGCAGCGGCTACATGAGCGGACTCCCACTCGAaagtgatgtcacggagccagtcatcggCATCAAAGGGCTGAGTTGAGCTGTGGTAAAAGACAGGGTTGATACGTGCAAAGTCTTGCAAAGGCACTGGGCTAGTTGCTAATTCATTTTAGGGCGTGGGAACTGAGCCATGACTCGTACCATGAACTCGTGATTCAGCATCAAACTGATGTATCATTCCGGCCATGTATTCGGGAGGTGGTGGACTATCGACATGACGGCCACGACCAGCGGGTCTAACCATCCAACTTAAATGCAACAAGGGGTAGTATAGCAAGGGGTGGAGCAAGTTTAAGGAGTCATTCATGATGTAACTTGAACAGTGAGCAAAGGCGCAGTATGTACAAGGCAGTAGTCATTAAAGAGATACTGATACATATATAGAGCCAGTTACATATTGTTCGAATGAGTTCGGACAAGAGAAATATCCTAGACATACTTGGCGGCACGCATGCACGAGATGGACGGATACAACAACGAGACATAGCAAAGGCTACGTCATCGTAAAAAATAACCACCGGAGCGGGGGATTTGCAAGTGACGATGCAGGGTGCCCTCGATAAGAGGATCCTGCGGTCAGTGAATATTGTGAAGCAGATCTTGTCCCTCAATTCGATAAAGGATAACACAAACCTCCAGGTGGATGTGATCATGAGaacctaatgttagagttagcaaatcatttaacccgaatagaggagagatcagaatcccagagtatagacgaggagtaaaagatcctaataccacccaattgcgacgtgggcccgtaagccacacatccatgttagtaaaacagtttttcaaagactagactcaacttcggcaaaggagttggaaagggggatcctacaggcagtcggctctgataccaacttgtgacgcccccggttCGACCGTACagtaatcatacacgcaaatgtgtacgatcaagatcaggaactcacgtgaagatatcacaacacaactctagacacaaataaaataatacaagcttcatattacaagccaggggcctcgagggctcgaatacaaggtCGAAACACAagagagtcagcggaagcaacaatatctgagtacagacataaagttagacaagactgccttaagaaggctagcacaaaagcaactcGATCGAAGAGGCatggcctcctgcctgggacctcctaactactccagGTCTTCGACagcctccatgtagtagtatccgtcgacggtggcatctggctccagggatgcaccatctggttgcatcaaccggaaagaagaaggaagggggaaaaggggtagcaaaggaaccatgagtactcatccaaaatactcgcaagcatcagatctatactaagtatgcattagtatcaaaaggaagggttgtatctatggactgaactgcagaatgccagaatagaggggaaggcctagcctatcgaagactagcatcttcaagcagctctgagcatcttgcagcatgtagaagagtaaagaatagcagtttataattaacaagcatgttgtagaaTTAATGCCTAGAGATCCTTCCTcaactccctgcgagaaagcaatcccggagccacatatccatcacatgtctcaagtatccatttctagttatataagatcaggatacaagtctgaacgtccattaccgtggacacggtattcgaatatatatcttccctgcaggggtgcaccacgtttttcaacacgctcgatcactctggccggacacaccttcacacctttctggggtcaatgcccggcctcggaagatcaacacgtcgcaaccctacctaggctcagcagagaggtccccgccggtctacatcctaagcgccccggggtcttgggcccatcgcccgttgcactccgggtcgttgcgagcatggtggataccagcaccgcctcggatggccagcatgatccgaccgtgccacaatgctgaactggacgtctcaCAAAGCTTTGGCTGATACTGCGATGTCGaagcccataactattctcgcgtggtggttagtgcgtaaaggccaaaggccaattcagaactaataccaaacctgttagtgcattattaaaagaagtgacggctgtcgggacaagtccggagcAATCACCCCCTCCTaggtgataccgctaaacagccaACCGCCACCGTAACTCctcgggtgctctccgggccccccccggctttcacaacggtctcaagtaaagtcaaggtaactgtgtgtctagacatcaaggggaaaacccgaggaaccaccaacggtggattccactcaatgtaatcatcaaggtgaacataagagagaccaccctcgaggttcacacttgaggtgttgcacgacagagccgtatcgggaatggtgaaagaggaaatcaccctcgatgaccatgatcgaatagctacactacagaattatcatcaggagtgcgttatgagggatcaccctcgacactcgatagtagctctgcagagtcgagcaacaaaaggggcgtgatgtgatgtgaggtgtcgtgCTCtcgtcgtcgatcacgttgatcgagtcgtcgatgatgaaggaggggcaacaaggacaaggtggaggtcactgatggatcactatccaacctatactaagcagtttaggataagcaggtaggtaacaatagcaggtacaaaagAGGGTATGCATCataataggagcaatcaataacagtagcaaaatctaatgcaaggaTGAGAGAaaggaatgggcgatatcgggatgatcaaaggggggaggcttgcctggaagctccgctgaaagggaagaagggtcgtcgtcgacgtagtcgatcacaggggcatcagcagcaGTCTCGGAGTCtactggagagaagagggggaagaaacagtaaatataatgcaaacagatgcaacaCAGATGCATGACGGCGGTAACACGCGGgactaggggtgttctaacgcggtactacgcgataccggcgaagggggataacatccgaAAAGTATCCCCAGTGTTATTTTCGGACAAATCAAACGCAGGGGGACGGTGGCAaacaaacggactacgtattcggaaTCGTCTTGTTTTTCTAAGCAACATTCATTTATAAGACTTTTTCAttcgagttacggattattttatatgattttccaaagttttaaCAGTATTCTGTATTTGTTATTAATTCGAATTTAAATAGCTAAAATGCTATGTGCACCTAGCTCTGTGTACACAGAGGTGTACCAGAGGGTGACATGCGGGCCAGGgggacccagttgaccagtcaacgtttgactggtcaacagggggtggggcccCCTGTCATACACTGCTTAGTTTGAGTAGCtcaagttaattaattaattaaatatctatttaactaactaattaattaCCTAATtcaattatttttattttaaatATCTTTTTTAAAGGGTCTGAGGGCCCCAGTTGCAAGTGGCAGAGGAGCCACTCGGGCGTATGCTATCGGGCAGTGGCCCGACCTCGTGCTGGTGGTGGAACCGTACGGGGCGGAGGCCGAGCGGTGCCCCGACCGGCACCgtgaggcagcggcggcgggtgggGCATCGGCGGACGCGGCCGCGGGCGAGCGAGCGGCGAGGCGCCGGCGGGCAGCAGCGGGGTGGAGCGAGGCGGAGCGGGCGTGGCCGGAGGGGAACGACGCGGGCAGGGGGGCTCACGCCGGCGAGGTACAGAGGCGGCTGAGGTGCTCGGGAGAACAGCTCCGGCGACGGCCTTGCGTGCGGGATGGAGCGCTGGAGGGCGCGGGGCGTGCATCGGTTGGGGGGGTACGAGCGCGCTGGCAGGAGGAGGGGGGCGCAGCAGGCGGTAGCACGAGGAGTAGGCGATTGGCGGCAGCGCGTGCGCGACCATGGGCCAGTGGAGCCGAGCGGCGAACGTATGCGGGCCGTAGTGAGGCAGCAAGCAGCAGTAGCATGTCCAACAGCAGCGGGACGGGCTACGCGCGTGCCAGCGGTCAGGCTGACCACGAGCTCGGACGGAGCTCGCGCGGCGTAGGACAGCACGGGCGCGGCGATGCACTGGTGAGCGCGCGTGAGGTCGTGGCGGGGCGAGCACGGGGCTCGACTAGGAGCAGCAACAGCAATGGAGCAGCGGCAACAAATACTGCAATGAGGAACTAGGGAAACAGGGAGGAAACACAAGGGAACGGGCGAGGGGATCTCACCGGGCCCTGTAGTCGAGCAAAACGAGCTCGAGGAGGGGTCGGGGAGGCGTCGAAGCGGCCGGAGACGAGACGACGGGCGGCGGCCCGAGGAAGAAGTTAAGCTCGGGGCGGTGTCGTGGGGGCGTCCGGGTCCTCATGCCTCGGCGTAGACGGCCCGGGGAGGACATGAGGACGACGGGAAGGCGATTGAGGACGGCGACGAGATCGGGCACGAGCGCGGTGGCGGGGGAATCGACGAAGGCGGCTGCGACGGTAGCATATGGGGGCATCCCCAGATCAAGGAGGAGAGCGAGCGGAAAGGGTGGAGTGGATTTGGGAGAGGGAAGAGGGTGAGGGTTAGGGTTCCAGGGGGGTGGGCGGCGCCGCCGGTATAAGTAGGCGAGGGGAGGTCGCCGGGGTAGCCGCCGGATGGCCGCCACGGCGCCGGTCGGTGCCGTGGCGGGCATCGACGGTGCCCACGATCCCCCATGAACAAGGAGCGGGGGAGGCAATCGCCCGGGCCGACCTGTTTGCTAGACGGGCCATAGTGCCCAGTAAAATAGGCCTTTTACCTTTTTTATGTTTTATTTATTTCTTTACCACTTTGCATTTTATTTGAGCTACTAAAAGAGTTTTGTTTGATACAAAGTTTGGCACAAAAATACAGGGCAATAACCTGTGTTGGTACAAAAAGTTCCAAAGCATTTGGGAGTGTTCAACTATTTTTAGAAATTCAAAACATCAATTTAATTGCTGCTGAACCACCATATTAAATTCCAGGGGCCTTTCAAATGAGAATAAAAATGAGGATGGATTCAAAATTACAATGATCAGGTGAATTTGTAGAatatttgaacattttagttttgacatttgaaaacttttattttcgactttaatttaaatttgaatttgaaccgaTTTGAATCTatgcgagattagcaacagtaacagtgatgacgtggcatcgttagcaaagaattactgtagcttaattatccgggcgtcacactagCCTGTAGCCCAAGGTGATTGCGACAAATCTAATGAGCCAGAGCTTGGGCAGCAATTCCATGTTGGTAGTGTTTACATTTCTGAAGGGAAGCAAGTTGGGTTTGATTGCCAAGGCGGCGTGTCAGTTACTATTGAAGGTGGTTTAGAAGTTAAAGACCACGCTTCAGATGATTCAAGCCATTTTTTCCCTGACATTGTTGATTGTGGTTCATGTTTGCTTGATGCTAGACAGGCGCCTGAAGGTGCTTGTGCGGGTGTGGTTGTCATGGATGGCGTTGGTGATGGTGTCAATCATGCAGCAAGTTGTGAAGGAAAACAAGTGCTGAGGGATACACCTATGCCTGAAAGCATTGGAGCCGGAGGTGATCTATTTTCTATTTCGGTGTGCGAAGTGCATGTTGTTGACGGAGCACGTGCATCGAACAAGGACGCGAAGCCTGCTGTTGTTTCTGAATTTCGAAAGGATGCTGCAGTTGTGGACACCCAGCCAGGCAGTGATGCTCATGCTAGTGTAGCAGACCCCGAGGACGCAGGTGGTTTAAATGTGTCTCATGTGATAGATAAATCAAATGTTGATGGTGGTGCATCTGCTCCTGCGACACTTTCTGGGAATCCTGTACAAGTTCTCGAGGGGTTAGCTGCGAAGTTGAAAGATATAATTTCAAAAGCCGCATTGCGCGGTAATTATAGTGCTGAGCCCCAGCCTGAAGTTGAACCCAACGTTGACGAAGTTGGTGCTGATGGCGCTTCCGAGGAGACAAATAGTGATGACTTGGGAGTGTCAATAAATGAGATAGGTAGTGATTTTCTTGCTGCTTCTTGGTGTATGGGTTGTTtgcttttttcctttttattaaCTGTTTAGTATCATTTTGCTAACTGCCAAACTTTTTTGCCCTTTAATAGTCTCTAGTTTTACGCAAACCCCGGCCACACCGGAAGCGGTGCAACGCATGAAGGACTTATACTTTGCTGTTATGAGGTTAAGGAAGGACAATAATAAAAAGTATGTACCAACATCCTTGTGGTTCGTCCTTCCCCCGTTTCTGATTTGTTGCCaacatttttctttttttcctttggtAAAAGTTTTTCGTGTTGTTTTTTCAATACTAGGGATGAGGTGCTGTTTGAGAATGAGTTTTGCAAAGCAACTGTCAAGCAGGTTGATGAGGTGCTGTACACTACGGTTGCTGTTGTAGGAATTTGTCTTCTTCATTCGAAATACCAAAATTCTTCTAAGATGGTG
The Aegilops tauschii subsp. strangulata cultivar AL8/78 chromosome 3, Aet v6.0, whole genome shotgun sequence genome window above contains:
- the LOC120976628 gene encoding uncharacterized protein, encoding MEDDGVFEKIDDSLWKVNELATEVPTTSNRLGCIAGIFPEAHGPREEPMKEAIEHDVAIIDSLRSATSHIRTAFNHLKKKQDAICKGFENVARIIVSQISKQKNDASAPVRGNDYTGQWGEEVVVDASNDDEDEKQEPPAESPPHDFSDDDVIDDDRLGGDSDGGCKGVDDNVDYMEGVFAPD